The following proteins are co-located in the Podarcis raffonei isolate rPodRaf1 chromosome 5, rPodRaf1.pri, whole genome shotgun sequence genome:
- the UROS gene encoding uroporphyrinogen-III synthase isoform X1 — protein sequence MKVLLLKEPKESENGPDPYIKELGLHGLEATLIPVLAFEFTSLQAFSERVFHPQQYSGLIFTSPRAVEAFRLCLDDNTKKKVWKNSLREKWNTKSIYVVGKATAELVAEIGLTSQGESSGNAEKLAEYICSRESPNSLPLFFPCGALKRETLPAMLSGKGIALEGLTVYQTTQHLNLQDSLRNYFSQQGIPASITFFSPSGIKYCMKQIQELAGDLFPQIKFAAIGPTTAEAITAQGVSVSCIASSPTPEDLTACIKRSLQL from the exons ATGAAAGTTCTGTTGCTGAAAGAGCCTAAAGAAAGTGAAAACGGACCAGATCCATATATAAAA GAACTGGGTTTGCACGGGCTTGAAGCAACTTTGATCCCAGTTTTAGCATTTGAATTTACATCTCTCCAAGCTTTCTCTGAAAGG GTTTTTCACCCTCAACAGTATTCTGGACTAATTTTTACCAGCCCAAGAGCTGTAGAAGCCTTCAGATTATGTCTGGATGATAATactaaaaaaaaag TTTGGAAAAATTCTCTGAGAGAAAAGTGGAATACCAAATCCATTTATGTGGTGGGAAAAGCTACAGCTGAACTAG tgGCTGAAATAGGTCTCACATCACAAGGAGAGAGCTCTGGGAATGCTGAAAAACTAGCTGAATACATTTGTTCTC GGGAGTCACCCAATTCATTGCCTTTGTTTTTTCCTTGCGGGGCTCTCAAAAGGGAAACACTTCCAGCAATGCTCAGTGGGAAAG GCATTGCACTAGAGGGCCTTACTGTTTACCAAACTACTCAACATCTTAATCTTCAAGACTCCTTGAGGAATTATTTCTCACAACAG GGTATTCCTGCAAGTATCACGTTTTTCAGTCCATCTGGCATCAAATATTGTATGAAGCAGATTCAGGAATTGGCTGGTGATCTCTTTCCCCAAATTAAG TTTGCTGCTAtaggtccaacaacagctgaagctATAACTGCTCAAGGCGTCTCAGTGAGCTGCATTGCCAGTAGCCCAACTCCAGAGGATCTCACTGCTTGCATTAAAAGGAGTCTCCAGTTGTAG
- the UROS gene encoding uroporphyrinogen-III synthase isoform X2, whose translation MKVLLLKEPKESENGPDPYIKELGLHGLEATLIPVLAFEFTSLQAFSERVFHPQQYSGLIFTSPRAVEAFRLCLDDNTKKKVWKNSLREKWNTKSIYVVGKATAELVAEIGLTSQGESSGNAEKLAEYICSRESPNSLPLFFPCGALKRETLPAMLSGKGIALEGLTVYQTTQHLNLQDSLRNYFSQQVSHFPRYSCKYHVFQSIWHQILYEADSGIGW comes from the exons ATGAAAGTTCTGTTGCTGAAAGAGCCTAAAGAAAGTGAAAACGGACCAGATCCATATATAAAA GAACTGGGTTTGCACGGGCTTGAAGCAACTTTGATCCCAGTTTTAGCATTTGAATTTACATCTCTCCAAGCTTTCTCTGAAAGG GTTTTTCACCCTCAACAGTATTCTGGACTAATTTTTACCAGCCCAAGAGCTGTAGAAGCCTTCAGATTATGTCTGGATGATAATactaaaaaaaaag TTTGGAAAAATTCTCTGAGAGAAAAGTGGAATACCAAATCCATTTATGTGGTGGGAAAAGCTACAGCTGAACTAG tgGCTGAAATAGGTCTCACATCACAAGGAGAGAGCTCTGGGAATGCTGAAAAACTAGCTGAATACATTTGTTCTC GGGAGTCACCCAATTCATTGCCTTTGTTTTTTCCTTGCGGGGCTCTCAAAAGGGAAACACTTCCAGCAATGCTCAGTGGGAAAG GCATTGCACTAGAGGGCCTTACTGTTTACCAAACTACTCAACATCTTAATCTTCAAGACTCCTTGAGGAATTATTTCTCACAACAGGTATCTCACTTCCCAA GGTATTCCTGCAAGTATCACGTTTTTCAGTCCATCTGGCATCAAATATTGTATGAAGCAGATTCAGGAATTGGCTGGTGA